In Pedobacter africanus, a single window of DNA contains:
- a CDS encoding sensor protein KdpD codes for MEEENKSGSVRKFLDLVKKSRRGKFKVYIGMSAGVGKTYRMLQEAHALLKNGIDIKIGYIETHNRVETHALLSGIPLIPRRKLFYKGKELEEMDLNAILSLHPEVVIVDELAHSNVEGSKNTKRWQDVVDILEAGISVISAVNIQHLESMNEEIEKITGIPITERIPDKILELADEIVNIDLTADELIDRLKEGKIYDQTKIERALGNFFQSDRILQLRELALKEVAHHLERKISLEIPKQIKLRPERFMACISTNNTTAKIVIRKTARLASYYHSPWIVLYVQNSHESGDRVKLDLQRHLINNFKLATELGAEVIKVKSNQITQTILKVAEEKEITTICIGKPHLNLFQIIMRTAIFNQLLRSISSTETDLVILS; via the coding sequence ATGGAAGAAGAAAATAAATCCGGCTCTGTACGAAAATTCCTGGACCTGGTAAAAAAATCCAGAAGAGGAAAATTTAAGGTCTACATAGGCATGAGCGCCGGTGTGGGCAAAACCTATCGTATGCTGCAGGAAGCCCATGCCTTGCTGAAAAACGGGATCGACATAAAGATCGGGTATATAGAAACCCATAACCGCGTCGAAACACATGCATTGCTGAGCGGGATTCCGCTGATCCCCAGAAGAAAGCTGTTTTATAAAGGCAAGGAACTGGAAGAAATGGACCTGAATGCCATTCTTAGCCTGCACCCCGAAGTGGTTATTGTGGATGAACTTGCGCATAGCAATGTGGAGGGCAGTAAAAATACCAAACGCTGGCAGGATGTAGTGGATATACTGGAGGCGGGTATCAGTGTGATCTCTGCCGTTAACATCCAGCACCTGGAAAGCATGAACGAGGAGATCGAAAAGATCACCGGGATACCGATTACCGAAAGGATCCCTGACAAGATACTGGAACTTGCCGATGAGATTGTAAATATAGACTTAACTGCCGATGAGCTGATAGACCGTTTAAAAGAAGGGAAAATTTACGATCAGACTAAAATTGAACGGGCTTTAGGCAACTTCTTTCAATCCGACAGGATTTTACAGCTGCGTGAGCTGGCCCTGAAAGAGGTGGCCCATCACCTGGAAAGAAAGATCAGCCTGGAAATCCCCAAACAGATCAAGTTACGCCCTGAGCGCTTTATGGCCTGCATTTCAACCAACAATACCACCGCTAAAATTGTGATCCGCAAAACGGCCAGACTGGCATCGTATTACCATTCGCCCTGGATTGTTTTGTATGTGCAGAACAGCCATGAAAGTGGCGACAGGGTAAAACTCGACCTTCAAAGGCACCTGATCAATAATTTTAAACTGGCCACTGAGCTGGGGGCAGAGGTAATTAAGGTAAAAAGCAACCAGATTACGCAAACGATATTAAAGGTGGCGGAAGAAAAGGAGATCACAACAATATGTATCGGAAAGCCACATTTAAATTTATTCCAGATTATAATGAGAACTGCAATTTTTAACCAACTTTTGCGAAGTATTTCGTCGACCGAAACGGACCTGGTGATTTTGAGCTAG
- a CDS encoding sigma-54-dependent transcriptional regulator: protein MQYTVLIIDDEKKISSLLARIIELEGFRVFQAATGKEGLKTLALQDVYVVLSDVKLPDINGVELVKEIKKVKPYVEVINLTAFGTIADGVMAMRNGAFDYITKGDDNDKIIPLVYKALDKAKLQYRVNELENKVVKKYSFEGILGQSKAILAAVDLARKVALTDTTVLLLGETGTGKEVFAQAIHYESPRKMKPFVAVNCSGFSNELLESELFGHKQGAFTGAVKDKKGLFEEANEGTIFLDEIGEMNLDLQAKLLRVLENQTFIKVGDTQTTRINVRIIAATNRDLKTEAEAGKFRLDLYYRLSVFAIELPPLAQRRADILPIARHYLKEFSAKVNKPDFKMEESFAALLTKHAWKGNIRELKNVMERVAILADGQELSGSLLPYEFHTGGQISETDALKMETVEKQHIVKVLKYTRGNKTETARLLGIGLTTLYRKIEELKINTGI from the coding sequence ATGCAGTATACCGTTCTAATTATAGATGATGAAAAGAAGATCAGCAGCCTGCTGGCAAGGATCATAGAACTGGAAGGTTTCAGGGTTTTTCAGGCTGCTACGGGAAAGGAGGGGCTTAAAACCCTGGCCCTGCAGGATGTATATGTGGTGCTCAGCGATGTAAAACTGCCCGACATTAATGGGGTTGAACTGGTTAAAGAGATCAAAAAAGTAAAGCCTTATGTGGAGGTAATTAACCTTACTGCGTTTGGCACCATTGCCGATGGGGTAATGGCCATGCGCAACGGGGCTTTTGACTACATCACCAAAGGCGATGACAACGACAAAATCATTCCGCTGGTATATAAAGCCTTGGACAAGGCAAAACTACAGTACAGGGTAAATGAGCTTGAAAACAAGGTAGTTAAAAAGTATAGCTTTGAGGGCATACTCGGACAATCCAAGGCCATATTGGCTGCGGTAGACCTGGCACGAAAGGTTGCCTTAACAGATACGACCGTGTTGCTGCTGGGCGAAACGGGTACCGGAAAGGAAGTCTTTGCGCAGGCCATACATTATGAAAGCCCCAGAAAAATGAAACCCTTTGTAGCAGTAAACTGTAGTGGTTTTAGTAACGAACTATTGGAAAGTGAGCTTTTCGGCCATAAACAGGGCGCCTTTACCGGGGCTGTTAAAGATAAAAAAGGCCTGTTCGAAGAAGCCAATGAAGGTACCATTTTTCTGGACGAGATCGGGGAGATGAACCTTGACCTGCAAGCCAAATTGCTGAGGGTATTAGAAAACCAGACTTTTATAAAAGTAGGAGATACGCAGACCACCCGGATAAATGTACGGATAATAGCAGCTACCAACAGGGACCTGAAAACAGAAGCAGAGGCGGGAAAATTCAGGCTCGACCTCTATTACCGACTTTCTGTATTTGCTATAGAACTACCGCCTTTGGCACAGCGCAGGGCCGATATATTGCCGATTGCCAGGCATTACCTGAAGGAGTTCTCGGCAAAGGTTAACAAGCCAGATTTTAAGATGGAAGAGAGCTTTGCAGCACTTTTAACCAAACACGCCTGGAAAGGTAACATCAGGGAACTGAAAAACGTGATGGAACGTGTAGCCATTCTGGCGGATGGGCAGGAACTCAGTGGCAGCCTGCTACCTTATGAGTTTCATACAGGCGGACAAATTTCTGAAACGGATGCCTTAAAAATGGAAACTGTAGAAAAACAGCATATCGTTAAAGTACTGAAATACACCCGTGGCAACAAAACAGAAACCGCAAGACTGCTGGGTATTGGCCTGACTACCCTGTACCGGAAAATTGAAGAATTGAAAATAAATACAGGAATCTGA
- a CDS encoding HAMP domain-containing sensor histidine kinase has translation MKIKTKLRLGFGFLFVVILFFGGISLYYMNEISKRSKVILKDNYETLNYTSEMRAILDGNGLPLPAKAMAAFDEQLALEGKNVTEAGEGKAVAALKSAYTLMVNPAVSLSEKQEALNKVRWQLKHIDDLNMNAIVRKNSAAQASIERAAMYVIFAASVCFLILFSFIVNFPGFVANPLREFADAIREISRKNYKQRLEFKGSDEFSELAASFNLMATELNKWESSNLAKIQSEKLRIETIIEQMQDAIIGLNEKQEVLFMNRVAAQLMNFEQQQVLGMDAMELRKKNDLLNRILQENGADKPMKIYADHKESYFQLERREIIVPNYDDNGDNAVLQTGKAAGQVYILKNITQFKELDEAKTNFIATVSHELKTPISSIKMSLKLMDDERVGAMNAEQKELVQHIREDCGRLLKITSELLDLAQVETGNLQLNFVKSDPRKIAIYAMDAVRFQAEQKSIELELVSKNNLPHVNVDIEKTAWVLVNFLSNALRYSPEKSKVIVQVIENAGAIEFSVRDFGKGIEEQYQKRLFDKYFQVPTDGNNKSGSGLGLAISKDFITAEEGNIWVESALGEGSKFCFSLPIAS, from the coding sequence ATGAAGATAAAAACAAAACTTCGCCTCGGATTTGGATTCCTGTTCGTGGTGATCCTCTTTTTTGGAGGCATTTCTTTATACTACATGAATGAAATCTCCAAAAGATCGAAGGTTATTCTTAAAGACAATTATGAAACGCTGAACTATACCAGTGAGATGCGTGCCATACTGGATGGGAACGGACTTCCCTTACCGGCAAAAGCTATGGCGGCTTTCGATGAGCAGCTGGCACTTGAAGGAAAGAATGTTACAGAAGCAGGTGAGGGCAAGGCTGTAGCAGCTCTGAAATCTGCTTACACACTTATGGTGAATCCGGCAGTTTCCCTCAGCGAAAAACAAGAGGCTTTAAATAAGGTTAGATGGCAGTTAAAGCACATCGACGATTTGAACATGAATGCTATTGTAAGGAAAAATTCGGCTGCTCAGGCTTCGATAGAGCGGGCAGCGATGTATGTGATCTTTGCAGCTTCGGTGTGTTTCCTGATCCTGTTTTCATTTATTGTGAACTTCCCTGGTTTTGTGGCCAACCCGCTGCGCGAATTTGCTGATGCGATCCGCGAGATCAGCCGGAAAAATTATAAACAGCGACTGGAATTTAAAGGCTCTGATGAATTTTCGGAACTGGCAGCCTCTTTTAACCTGATGGCCACCGAACTGAACAAATGGGAGAGCAGTAACCTGGCCAAAATACAATCGGAAAAGCTAAGGATTGAGACCATTATAGAGCAGATGCAGGATGCCATTATCGGGTTAAATGAAAAACAGGAGGTCCTTTTCATGAACAGGGTAGCGGCACAGCTGATGAACTTTGAGCAGCAGCAGGTATTGGGTATGGATGCCATGGAACTGCGGAAAAAGAACGACCTCCTAAACCGCATTTTACAGGAAAATGGGGCAGATAAACCCATGAAAATTTATGCCGATCATAAAGAATCCTATTTCCAGCTTGAACGCAGGGAAATAATAGTACCCAATTATGATGATAATGGCGACAATGCAGTGCTGCAAACCGGCAAAGCCGCGGGACAGGTTTATATCCTTAAAAATATTACCCAGTTTAAAGAACTGGATGAGGCCAAGACCAATTTTATCGCTACCGTATCACATGAGCTGAAAACCCCTATTTCTTCTATTAAAATGAGCTTAAAACTGATGGACGATGAAAGGGTGGGTGCCATGAATGCCGAGCAGAAAGAACTGGTACAGCACATCAGGGAAGATTGCGGTCGCCTGTTAAAGATCACTAGTGAACTGCTTGACCTTGCACAGGTAGAAACCGGGAACCTGCAGCTGAACTTTGTAAAATCTGATCCCCGCAAAATCGCCATTTATGCCATGGATGCTGTAAGGTTCCAGGCCGAGCAGAAATCTATAGAACTGGAACTGGTTTCGAAGAACAACCTTCCTCATGTCAATGTAGATATAGAAAAAACAGCCTGGGTACTGGTCAACTTTTTATCAAATGCACTGCGCTACAGTCCTGAAAAATCAAAGGTCATTGTACAGGTTATTGAAAATGCCGGTGCCATAGAGTTTTCGGTCCGCGATTTTGGGAAGGGGATTGAAGAACAGTATCAGAAACGTTTGTTCGATAAGTACTTCCAGGTGCCAACGGATGGCAATAATAAATCAGGGTCGGGCCTCGGACTGGCCATCTCCAAAGATTTTATTACCGCCGAAGAGGGTAATATATGGGTAGAGAGTGCATTGGGAGAGGGCAGTAAATTTTGTTTTTCATTACCTATAGCATCCTGA
- a CDS encoding potassium-transporting ATPase subunit F — translation MIALFLIAIAVFIYMIYVLIKPEKF, via the coding sequence ATGATCGCATTATTCCTTATCGCTATTGCCGTATTCATTTACATGATCTACGTGCTGATTAAACCTGAAAAATTTTAA
- the kdpB gene encoding potassium-transporting ATPase subunit KdpB has product MKTSNKLFEPALVQTALKQSFIKLDPRVMVRNPVMFTVEIGTLIMAYVTVYSMSNAGQGSPLYNFFIFLILLLTVLFANFAEAIAEARGKAQADSLRKTREETPAKVLLDRGTIEVRSSSQLKKGDVFVCEAGDTIPTDGEIIEGIATIDESAITGESAPVIRESGGDKSSVTGGTKVLSDHIKVQVSTQPGESFLDKMIALVEGASRQKTPNEIALTILLASFTLVFIIVCVTLKPFADYANTPITIAALISLFVCLIPTTIGGLLSAIGIAGMDRALRANVITKSGKAVETAGDIDVLLLDKTGTITIGNRKATNFYPTTGVMIKNFMDACVLSSLADETPEGKSILELAAVQDSHTMTQAPEGSKFIKFTAETRSSGIDTPDGNRIRKGAFDAIRNIVLKAGNPFPMDIEDQVKAIAGNGGTPLVVAQNEQALGVIELQDIIKPGISERFERLRKMGVKTVMVTGDNPLTARFIAEKAGVDDFIAEAKPEDKMNYIKEEQAQGKLVAMMGDGTNDAPALAQADVGVAMNSGTQAAKEAGNMVDLDNDPTKLIEIVEIGKQLLITRGTLTTFSIANDVAKYFAIVPALFIAAIPALQHLNIMALHSPESAILSAVIFNAIIIPFLIPLALKGVAYKPIGASALLRRNLLIYGLGGVIVPFIGIKLIDLFVGLFV; this is encoded by the coding sequence ATGAAAACTTCCAATAAATTATTTGAACCCGCTTTAGTGCAGACTGCATTAAAACAATCCTTTATCAAGCTGGATCCAAGGGTGATGGTACGTAACCCCGTTATGTTCACGGTCGAAATTGGCACCCTCATCATGGCCTATGTTACCGTTTATTCGATGAGCAATGCCGGACAGGGTTCGCCTTTATATAACTTCTTTATTTTCCTGATCTTACTGCTTACCGTACTTTTTGCCAATTTTGCCGAAGCCATTGCCGAGGCACGTGGTAAGGCACAAGCCGATAGTTTAAGAAAGACAAGGGAAGAAACACCTGCAAAGGTATTGCTGGACCGCGGAACCATCGAGGTCCGCTCCTCCAGTCAGCTTAAAAAGGGCGATGTATTTGTTTGTGAAGCCGGTGATACCATTCCAACAGATGGAGAGATCATTGAAGGTATTGCCACCATTGACGAATCGGCCATCACAGGTGAGTCTGCACCGGTGATTCGCGAATCGGGTGGCGATAAATCCTCCGTAACCGGGGGCACAAAAGTTTTGTCAGACCATATCAAAGTGCAGGTAAGCACCCAGCCAGGCGAAAGCTTTCTGGATAAAATGATTGCGCTGGTAGAAGGTGCATCACGCCAGAAAACACCAAACGAGATTGCCCTGACTATTCTATTGGCCAGCTTTACCCTGGTATTCATCATTGTATGTGTAACCTTAAAACCGTTTGCCGACTATGCCAATACGCCCATCACCATAGCAGCTTTGATTTCACTGTTTGTCTGCTTAATCCCTACCACCATCGGCGGACTGCTCTCGGCCATTGGTATTGCCGGGATGGACAGGGCACTGCGTGCCAATGTGATCACTAAATCTGGTAAAGCAGTGGAAACTGCCGGAGATATTGATGTATTGCTGCTCGACAAGACGGGTACCATAACCATCGGTAACCGTAAGGCCACCAACTTTTACCCGACTACAGGGGTCATGATCAAAAATTTTATGGATGCCTGCGTATTGAGCTCACTGGCTGATGAGACCCCTGAAGGCAAATCGATCCTGGAGCTGGCAGCAGTACAGGACAGCCATACCATGACCCAGGCACCAGAAGGCTCGAAGTTCATCAAATTTACCGCCGAAACACGGTCCAGCGGCATAGATACCCCCGATGGCAACCGTATCCGCAAAGGAGCCTTCGATGCCATCAGGAACATCGTTTTAAAGGCTGGAAACCCTTTCCCTATGGATATTGAAGACCAGGTAAAGGCCATTGCCGGCAACGGGGGCACGCCTTTGGTGGTGGCGCAGAATGAGCAGGCCCTGGGGGTAATAGAGCTGCAGGATATCATTAAACCGGGCATCAGCGAGCGTTTTGAACGTTTGCGTAAAATGGGTGTAAAAACGGTGATGGTAACCGGGGACAACCCCTTAACTGCCAGGTTTATTGCCGAAAAAGCCGGTGTTGATGATTTCATTGCGGAGGCCAAACCGGAAGATAAAATGAATTACATCAAAGAAGAACAGGCCCAGGGTAAACTGGTGGCCATGATGGGCGATGGTACCAATGACGCACCGGCCCTGGCGCAAGCGGATGTAGGCGTGGCCATGAACAGCGGAACCCAGGCAGCCAAAGAGGCAGGTAATATGGTTGACCTGGATAACGACCCGACCAAACTGATCGAGATCGTGGAGATCGGCAAGCAACTGCTGATTACCCGCGGTACCTTGACCACCTTTTCCATTGCCAACGACGTAGCCAAGTACTTTGCTATTGTTCCGGCCCTGTTCATTGCTGCTATCCCTGCTTTGCAGCACCTCAACATCATGGCACTGCATAGTCCGGAAAGCGCCATATTATCGGCAGTGATCTTTAACGCCATCATCATTCCTTTTCTTATTCCGCTGGCCCTGAAAGGGGTGGCCTATAAACCCATAGGCGCTAGTGCCCTGCTGCGCAGGAACCTGTTGATTTATGGTTTGGGGGGAGTAATAGTGCCTTTTATAGGCATCAAGCTGATCGATTTATTTGTTGGGTTATTCGTTTAA
- a CDS encoding pyridoxamine 5'-phosphate oxidase family protein, whose product MNSINKNQPEDTTENLSHEEAVKKIKDLIEQAETCFFCTEPASGPSGGVRPMTIQQVDEEGNLWIISANDSHVNAEIAMDSRVKLYFQGSKHSDYLYLTAEASIHDDKAKIKELWSPFLKVWFTEGENDPRISLLKIVPSAGYYWDNKHGNLVAGVKMLIGTAIGKTLDDSIEGQIRI is encoded by the coding sequence ATGAACAGCATCAATAAGAATCAACCGGAAGACACTACAGAAAACTTAAGTCACGAAGAGGCCGTTAAAAAAATCAAAGACCTGATTGAACAGGCTGAAACCTGTTTTTTTTGTACAGAACCGGCTTCAGGGCCTTCGGGTGGCGTAAGGCCTATGACCATTCAACAGGTCGATGAGGAAGGAAATTTGTGGATCATCAGTGCAAATGATAGCCATGTTAATGCTGAAATTGCAATGGATTCGAGAGTGAAGCTTTATTTTCAGGGTTCAAAACATTCAGATTATCTGTACCTTACTGCCGAAGCCAGTATTCATGACGATAAGGCAAAAATCAAAGAACTGTGGAGCCCTTTTCTGAAAGTATGGTTTACCGAGGGTGAAAACGATCCCCGTATTTCGCTCCTGAAAATAGTTCCATCGGCCGGGTATTACTGGGACAACAAGCATGGGAACCTTGTAGCAGGTGTTAAAATGCTGATCGGTACCGCAATCGGCAAAACCCTTGATGACTCCATAGAAGGACAGATCAGGATATAG
- a CDS encoding porin — MKKLLTLAVALSTGSILYAQESPQIKVSGYLETYYGYDFNKPAHNNRPGFIYSHNRHNEVNLNLGFIKGSFDNGSIRANLAVMAGTYTNANLAAEPGVLKNIYEANAGVKLSKAANLWLDAGVFASHIGFESAVSKDCWVLTRNISSENTPYYESGAKLGYTTSDGKFAAVLLYLNGWQRINRQNGNSKPAGGVQLTWKPAAQITVNYSNYLGTEGIDSVRVTRFYHNLYGIFQLTDRFGLTLGLDYGTQQKEKGSSGHNEVFSPVAIAQYIFADKWKVAGRVEHYHDKSGVFIATGTLNGFKTTGYSLNVDYAPISNAVVRLEGKLYDSKDKIFVKNENPVNTNAALTASIAISF, encoded by the coding sequence ATGAAGAAACTCTTAACATTAGCAGTAGCCCTTTCAACAGGATCAATTTTGTACGCACAAGAAAGCCCTCAAATTAAAGTATCGGGCTACCTTGAAACTTATTACGGATACGATTTTAACAAGCCTGCCCATAACAACCGCCCTGGTTTTATCTACTCACATAACCGTCACAATGAGGTAAACCTGAATCTGGGCTTCATTAAAGGAAGCTTCGACAACGGGAGCATCAGGGCAAACCTGGCCGTAATGGCGGGTACCTATACCAATGCCAACCTGGCTGCAGAGCCTGGTGTACTTAAAAATATTTATGAGGCCAATGCGGGTGTAAAGCTTTCTAAAGCAGCCAATTTATGGCTGGATGCGGGGGTTTTCGCTTCGCACATCGGTTTTGAAAGTGCGGTATCAAAGGATTGCTGGGTGCTTACCAGGAACATCTCCTCAGAAAATACGCCTTATTATGAATCGGGTGCCAAACTGGGTTATACGACCAGTGATGGAAAATTTGCAGCTGTATTGCTCTATCTGAACGGCTGGCAGCGCATTAACCGGCAGAACGGAAACAGTAAGCCGGCAGGTGGTGTACAACTCACCTGGAAGCCTGCAGCTCAGATTACGGTCAACTACAGCAATTATCTGGGCACAGAAGGTATAGATTCGGTGCGGGTAACCCGGTTTTATCACAATTTGTATGGCATATTCCAGCTTACAGATAGGTTTGGCCTAACCTTAGGTCTGGATTATGGTACACAGCAAAAAGAAAAGGGAAGTTCAGGGCACAATGAGGTCTTTTCACCGGTGGCCATAGCACAGTATATTTTTGCCGATAAATGGAAAGTGGCCGGAAGGGTAGAACATTACCACGATAAGAGCGGCGTTTTTATAGCCACAGGGACTTTAAACGGTTTTAAAACTACAGGTTATTCTTTAAATGTAGACTATGCACCCATCAGCAATGCTGTTGTAAGGCTTGAAGGAAAACTGTACGACAGCAAGGATAAAATATTTGTAAAAAATGAGAACCCGGTAAATACAAATGCGGCCCTCACTGCCAGTATTGCCATTTCTTTTTAA
- a CDS encoding K(+)-transporting ATPase subunit C produces MKKYLLQSIRLTAVLLLLLCVIYPLIVAFAGGFSKGNGGGEKIIKNGKVVGYALLGQSFSKPEYFWGRPSAVGYNAAGSAGSNKGPSNPDYLKDVAGRIDTLLKYHPYLKKADIPADLVTASGSGLDPDISEQAALIQIKRVAAARGISDRAVAELVVKNTEGPLLGMFGPSSVNVLKLNLALDELKK; encoded by the coding sequence ATGAAAAAGTACCTGTTACAATCTATACGCCTTACCGCAGTGCTGCTGTTACTGCTCTGCGTAATATATCCTTTAATTGTTGCCTTTGCCGGAGGTTTCTCCAAAGGCAATGGCGGGGGCGAAAAAATCATTAAAAATGGAAAAGTGGTTGGTTATGCTTTACTGGGGCAGTCGTTCAGCAAGCCGGAATATTTCTGGGGCAGGCCATCGGCGGTGGGTTACAACGCCGCAGGATCTGCCGGCTCAAATAAGGGCCCCTCAAATCCTGATTACCTGAAAGATGTTGCCGGCAGGATAGATACCCTGCTAAAGTACCATCCTTATCTGAAAAAAGCAGATATCCCGGCCGACCTGGTTACCGCTTCCGGCAGTGGGCTGGACCCGGATATATCTGAACAGGCTGCCCTCATCCAGATCAAAAGAGTGGCTGCCGCACGTGGCATCAGCGACAGGGCAGTAGCCGAACTTGTCGTAAAAAATACAGAAGGACCTTTGCTGGGCATGTTCGGGCCCTCATCTGTAAATGTGCTGAAATTAAACCTTGCCCTTGACGAATTAAAAAAATAA
- the kdpA gene encoding potassium-transporting ATPase subunit KdpA, with product MNTELLGIVATYLLTLVIAIPLGKYLAKVFAGERVWTDFLKPVENSIFKLSGINPKEEMNWKQHMKALLTINLVWLVYGFFVLMYQDKLPLNPDGIPGMSPDLSFNTIISFVVNCNLQHYSGESGVTYLTQHFVLMFLQFVSCATGIAAAVVFFKAFRDKTAVKLGNFWDFFVKSITRLLLPLSLIIALILAFNGTPTSYEGKDQFVSVQGDTVNVSRGPAAGFIAIKHLGTNGGGWFGANSTHPLENPNYLTAMVELMAQVVIPIAMVIAFGYFIRRKKLAWTIFGVMTIGMLLLLIPMISSELGGNPALNKMGISQASGAMEGKEVRFGPALSAYWSTVTTIISTGSVNSMHDSTMPLSGTWQLLGMMINSFYGGCGVGMLNYFIYLIIAVFISGLMVGRTPEFLGHKVEAREIKIAALITLLSPFLILSGTAIASYVFTSYADAAWAVQPKNWLNNPGFHGFSEMLYEVTSSNANNGSGFEGLGDNNVFWNVLTGFVLMLGRFLPIIGPIAIAGLLGAKKYIPESAGTLKTDTLTFSLMTFAVIIVLNALSYFPALALGPLAEYFTMLK from the coding sequence ATGAACACTGAATTACTTGGAATTGTTGCTACGTACCTGCTTACGCTGGTTATCGCTATTCCGCTGGGTAAATACCTGGCAAAAGTTTTTGCCGGGGAACGGGTCTGGACAGATTTCCTGAAACCTGTTGAAAACAGCATATTTAAATTGTCGGGTATCAACCCCAAAGAAGAAATGAACTGGAAGCAGCACATGAAAGCCCTGCTGACCATCAACCTGGTTTGGCTGGTGTATGGCTTTTTTGTATTGATGTACCAGGATAAACTACCCCTGAACCCTGATGGTATCCCGGGCATGAGTCCTGATCTGTCATTTAATACGATCATTAGCTTCGTGGTGAACTGTAACCTGCAGCATTATTCGGGCGAATCTGGCGTGACTTACCTTACCCAGCACTTTGTACTGATGTTCCTGCAGTTTGTAAGCTGTGCTACAGGCATAGCCGCTGCAGTGGTGTTCTTTAAAGCCTTTAGAGATAAAACAGCCGTTAAACTGGGCAACTTCTGGGATTTCTTTGTGAAATCCATCACCCGTTTGCTTTTGCCTTTGTCGCTCATCATCGCACTGATCCTGGCCTTTAATGGTACGCCAACAAGCTATGAAGGCAAAGATCAGTTTGTTTCGGTACAGGGCGATACGGTAAATGTATCGCGTGGCCCGGCTGCAGGCTTTATTGCCATAAAGCACCTGGGTACAAATGGTGGCGGATGGTTTGGTGCCAACTCCACACATCCGCTGGAAAACCCGAATTACCTGACCGCAATGGTAGAACTGATGGCACAGGTAGTCATCCCCATTGCCATGGTCATTGCCTTTGGTTATTTCATCAGGCGTAAAAAGCTGGCATGGACCATATTTGGTGTAATGACCATTGGTATGCTGCTGCTGCTCATCCCCATGATCAGCAGTGAACTGGGAGGGAACCCTGCCCTTAACAAAATGGGTATCTCGCAAGCAAGCGGGGCAATGGAAGGTAAGGAAGTTCGTTTTGGTCCGGCACTTTCGGCCTACTGGAGCACGGTAACCACCATCATTTCTACCGGTTCGGTGAACAGCATGCACGACAGTACCATGCCGCTGAGCGGTACCTGGCAGCTGCTCGGTATGATGATCAACTCCTTTTACGGTGGCTGTGGGGTAGGAATGCTAAACTATTTCATTTATCTGATCATTGCGGTATTTATTTCCGGATTGATGGTGGGCCGTACGCCCGAATTTTTAGGACATAAGGTAGAGGCCCGGGAAATCAAAATTGCAGCACTCATTACCCTGCTAAGCCCCTTCCTGATCTTATCGGGTACGGCAATAGCCAGTTATGTATTTACCAGTTACGCCGATGCCGCCTGGGCGGTGCAACCTAAAAACTGGCTGAACAACCCAGGTTTCCATGGCTTTTCAGAAATGCTGTATGAGGTAACCTCTTCCAACGCCAATAACGGCTCCGGCTTCGAAGGCCTGGGCGATAACAATGTGTTCTGGAACGTGCTTACAGGTTTTGTACTGATGCTGGGCCGTTTCCTGCCCATCATTGGCCCCATTGCCATTGCCGGTTTGCTGGGTGCTAAAAAGTATATTCCTGAATCGGCTGGTACATTGAAAACAGATACACTCACTTTCAGCCTGATGACCTTTGCCGTGATCATTGTGTTAAACGCACTTTCTTATTTCCCTGCCCTGGCCCTGGGCCCGCTGGCAGAATACTTTACCATGCTTAAATAA